ATATCTGTCATAAAAGCCTCAATATCTTTTCGATTATTTCATCGATAAAATACAAATTATTTATCTTATGGAATAGGTAGTTTGTGGTAAAAAAACTTAAAGGATTAAGATGGAACGATTGACTCCGCGCGATATGTTTGTTGAGGCTGGCTACGGTCCGAACTTTGCAAACCAGCTTATACAAAATGCCTATAGCAAGTTATTCGAAGGTGACCCGATTGATGAACGAGTCTGCTTTGACGCCTCCGACGACATGAGCTATATCATCGATATCGGTCACGACGACATCCGCTCCGAAGGCATGAGCTACGGCATGTACATTACGGCGCTCACGGGCCATGAACGTCAGTTTGACAAGCTCTGGAATTTTTCCAAGCGTTACTTGAGAAACGACGACGGTCCGCATGTGGGTTATTTTGGGTGGCAGGTTTCTACGACCGATTTCAGCAAGATGGACCCGGGTGCTGCTCCCGATGGCGAAGAATACTTTGCCATGGCCCTTTTGATTGCAGCCGAAAAGTTTAATCGTCCTGACCTCAAGGACGAAGCGGTGGGCCTGATTAACTGGATGCGCAATAAGCCGAATAACGGAATTGTGGGCCCGATTATTGACCCGGAACGCAACTTGGTGAAGTTCTCGCCGGTGCTGGGTAACGATTTTACCGACCCGAGCTACAATACCATTGCTTTCTACCGCGCCTTTGCCGAGGCCACAGGCGACGAGACCTGGCTCACGATTGCGAACAACAGCCTTGAATACATTCAAAAGGCGGCTCACCCGGTGACGGGCCTTTGCAGTGAATATTCCGAATACGACGGAACGCCAAGGGCGACCCCCTGGTACCCCGAAAGTGATTGCTTTAGCGGGGATGCTTGGCGCGTGGCGATGAATTTGAGCTTGGACTATGCGCTGTTCCGCGGGCACGAGTGCGAAAAGCAGATCTGCGAAAAGATTCTCAACTTCTTTAACAGCAAGCGCCCTTACTTGGCAGACTACGCCATTGATGGCAGCGATTTCCCGCGTCCCGGCCGTAATGCCACACCGGGCGTGATTGCCATGAATGCGGCTGCAACCCAGGTGCTCCCGACGGACGATCCGCGTATCAAGCCGTTCGTGAAGGACTTGGCGGCGCTTTCGGTGCCTTACCGTTTCTGGCGTTATTACGATGGAATGCTTTATATGCTGGGTCTTTTGGCTACGGCGGGAAAGATTCGTATTTAAAAACGGCACATGTGGGTTATAGAAAAAGGAATACAAGATGAATAAACTGAATTACATGGTACGTCCGGTGGTTCTTGCGGGCGTATTCGCTTCGGCCATGATTTTTAGCGCGTGCGAGGACGTGCGCGTTGAAAATTACCCCAGTGGAAAAATCCGTATCGAGACGACCTATGTCAAGGACAAGAAACAAGGTCCGGAAAAGGAATACTACGAAAACGGTAACGTAAAGCGTGAAGCCAATTACGTGAACGATCGCCGCGAAGGGGTGGTGAAGGAATATTACGAAGACGGCATTCCCGAAGCGGAATACAATTACGTCGACGGCTATATCGAAGGCACGGTGATTCGCTACCACAAGAATGGCAAGATTGCCTCGAAGGCGGAATACAAGCAGAACAAGCAGATTGCATTCGGCGAATATTTCGATGAATCGGGCGAACCGGCCACGAGCGGTTCTTACAAGGATCCGCGTGATGGCTACGCCTACGAATGGATTCGTATTGGTTCGCAGCTTTGGACGGCCGAAAACATGAACTATGGCACGGCATCGGGTTCGCTTTGCTCGCAGTGCAATCACTGGGGCCGTCTCTACAATTTTGAAAACGCCAAGAAGGCTTGCCTTGAAGGCTTCCACATGCCGACCAAGCAGGAATGGAATGAATTGCTCACTTTTGCGGGCAAGGAAAAGCCGGTGGGTGTCGTGCTGAAGGCGGGCTACGGCTGGGATCCGATCAAGGGTACCAACAACTACGGCAACGGCAAGGATGAACTCGGATTCGGTGCCAAGGCCGGTGGCGCGCACTTTGCAAAGAGCGATGTTCCGCTGAAAGAACGCAAGTTCGAAGCCGCCGGTCAGAAGGCTTTCTTCTGGACGGCTGAAGGCGAAGTGCTCGTGTTCTTCCACGACAAGGATATCGCGAAGTTTGAAAAGTTCAATCCGGAATACGGCGCCAGTTTGCGTTGCATTAAGGACTAAGCAGATTTAAGAATGAAAAGAAAGGCGCTCTGATGAGCGCCTTTTTTAATGGTTTGAAATGAGTCGCGATTAAGCAATGTTAAGCGATTGCTCGCGGATGCATTCGACTTCGTTCTTGAGCTCGATGGCAAGGGCGGCGATGTCAGCACTCTGGCACTTGGTGCCGAGGGTGTTGGCTTCGCGGCCCATTTCTTGCAGAATAAATCCGAGGTTCTTACCCTGGGCGCCGCCTTCCTTGAGGGCGTTCAGGAAAAGCTTGTTGTGGCTGCGGAAGCGTGTGATTTCTTCGTGAATGTCGAGCTTGTCGGCCATGATGCAGGCTTCCTGCAGCAGGCGGACGTCGTCGATTTCGCTATCCTTCAGGAGCACGTTGATGCGTTCCTTGAACTTGTCCTTCCACACTTCGATGCGCTGCGGATCAAGAACTTCGATCTTGTCGAGAACGGCGTTCAAGTGATTTACGCGGCCTTCGAGATCGCGAGCGAGGTTGGCGCCTTCCTTAGCGCGCATTTCGTTCACCTGGTCGAGAGCCTTGTCGAGTTCGGCGGCGAGGTGCTTTTCAAGCGCTTCGGAGTCGGCGTCGGCATCGGTGAATTGCAATACTTCGGGGAGGGCCAGAATATGTTCCAACTGGATATCGCCTGCAATGTGGTACTTCAGCTGCATGGCGTGCGTGATTTCGACAAACTTTTTAATGGCAGCTTCGTTGTAGGAAACCGGAATATTTCCGCCGGTGCCTGCGCCAAGCGTCACGCTAAAGATGACGGAGCCGCGGACCAGTTTGTCCTTGATTTGGTTCTTGAAGCTGTTTTCGAGGTAGGCCAAGTTCTTGGGCAACTTGCAGGAGATGTCCAAAAAGCGGTTGTTCACGCTGCGGACTTCAATCACGCAGCTTGCACCCTGGTACATGGACTCGCTCTTTCCAAACCCCGTCATCGATAAAATAGCCATAATTAATCCTTATTAAGCCTTTTTACTGACCATTGCTATCACGTGTTCCGCGCCGAAGTTTGCAAAACCGATCGCAGTCAGGAACTTGCTGAGCTTGTGTTCGTTCTGGTAGCTGATAGTTTCGATTTTCAAGCCTTCCTTGTCGCAAAGGGTATGGAAATCCTTCACCGTCAAGAGGCGGATATTCGGCGTGTCATACCATTCGTACGGTAATTCCTTGGATTTCGGCATACGTCCGTGCAGCATCAGGCTTCCGCGGGTTGTCCAGTGACCGAAATTCGGGAAGGTCACGATGGCGCGCTTGGCTACACGCAGAAGTTCGTTCAAGAGAGCCACCGGGTCGCGGATTTCTTGAATGGTGCGGTTGATGATGGCGTAATCGAAGCTGCCGTCCTTGAAATCGCGAATGCCGCTTTCGTCAAGGTCGCGCTGGATCACGGGCACATCGTTTTCGAGGCAATCCATGATGCTCTTGAAGTTGCGCTCGATACCGAGAACTTCAACATGCTTTTTCTTGTTCAAGAAATCGAGAAGTTCGCCGTTACCGCAGCCGAGGTCGAGCACCTTGCTGTTTTCCTTGACGAGGCTTCCGATGAAGTCGAAGTCTTCGGTGTCGTGGAAAACAGGCATGACCTGCGTTTCGGTTTTGGTCGGAATAATCTTACTGTCGAGGAAACGGCCAACAGCCTTGCCGAGGTCGCCGACTTCAATAAGGAATCCGTCGTGACCGAATTGCGTGTCGAGCTCGAGGCTTGTCACTACTTTGCCGGCATTCAGAAGTGCACTTGTAATGCGGCGCGATTCATGCGGCGGGAAAAGCCAGTCGGTACTCAGGTTTACGTTCAGGAATTCAGCCTTTACGCCCTTGAATGCGTTTTCAAGGGAACCGTATTCCGTTTCGAGATCGAAGCTGTCGGTTGCGTGTGCAATATGCAGGTAGCTATTGGCGTCGAAGCGGTCTACGAATTTGGCACCCTGGTAGCGCAGGTAGCTTTCGAGCGGAAGGTTCAGGTCGAAAGGTGTGCTGTAGGTGACTGCGTGGTTACGGCTTTCCTGGTCTTGGGCGCGCTTGAATTTTTGTTCCATGCCCACGGCACTGAGGTAGGTAATGTGGGCTAGCTTGCGGGCGTTCGAAAGACCGACATCGGGGTGAGCCGATTCGTAGTAGTCGCCACCGTTAAAATTCGGGTCTTGGGTAATCACGTCGCGGGCGACGATTTCAAAACCGAGCGCCTGGCTGCTGAATCGCGGAGAGCTTGCAATCACGATGCAACGGCGAACAAGGTCCGGATAGTAGATGGCCCATTTCATGGCCTGGAAACCACCCATGGAACCGCCAATCACGCAGCAGAGCTGATCGATGCCGAGTCCCTTGGCGAGTTCTCGCTGGGCGTTCACCATGTCGCCGATGGTAATCATCGGGAAGGTGCTGCCGTAGGGTTTGCCTGTGCGGGGGTTAATGGTTGCAGGGCCTGTGGTGCCTTTGCAGCCACCCAAAATGTTACTGCACACGACAAAGAACTTGTCTGTATCGACCGGCTTTCCGGGGCCAATCAGGGCGTCCCACCAACCGGGTTTCTTGTCGTTTTCGGTATAGTAGCCGGCAACGTGAGCGTCTGCTGTAAGTGGAGAACACACCCAGACAACATTGCTTTTGTCGGCGTTTAGCGTTCCGTACGTTTCGTAACGGATGGTCAGCGCCGGAAGGGTCTTGCCACTTTCGAGCTTAAAACCCTCGTCCCCGTAATCCTTCGTAAAGGTTTGGGGCACCACTGGGCCGACGCTATATTTATGCAAAAATTCACTCATATGCATAAATATAGCTTATTCCAACATAATCGTAAACGGTCCGTCGTTGGTTAAACTCACCTGCATGTCAGCGCCGAAGCGCCCTGTTTGCACGTTTGGTATCTCTTTTTTGCATTCCGCTATAATATAATCATATAGCTCGCTTGCTAGGGTGGGGTTCCCGGCTCCGTTGAACGTGGGGCGGTTTCCTTTGTTGCAATTTGCGTATAAAGTAAATTGTGAAACCAGCAGGAGTTCGCCGCCGACATCTTTAATCGAAAGATTTGTCTTTCCGTTTTCGTCGGCGAAGATGCGGAGTGCAAGCATTTTGCGGATGTAGCGGTCGGCAATTTCTTTGGTGTCGTCTTCACCCACTCCGATAAGGATCATATAGCCCTTGCCGATTTTTCCGACGGTCTCGCCGTCGATATCGACTTGGGCGTTCAAAACGCGTTGAATCAGAAATTTCATAGGCCTGTAAAATAATAAAAAATTCCTATAGCAGCCCCAGGGAACGGCGGAATCTGTCAGAAATCTTATAAAATTATATTTTCCTTACAAAATTGAGGGGGTGTGCTCCAAAAGGGTGGGAAAAAATCCATTCTTTTCTAAATTTGGCGCGGTTTGTAAACAAATAGTTAAGAAAAAGGTGTAAAGATGGTGATTGAACCGATGATCCGCAGCAATATGTGCGTGAACGCTCACCCTCAAGGCTGCGCCATGGATGTGAAGCGCCAGATTGAATACGTACAAAAGAAGCGCGCTGAACGTGGTACCCCGAAAGATGCTCCGAAGACGGTTCTGGTGTTGGGATGTTCGACCGGTTATGGACTTGCTAGCCGAATTTCGGCGGCGTTTGAATTCGGTGCCGCGACAATCGGTGTGTCGTTTGAAAAAGAAGGTGCTGATGAACCTCGCCAGAAACCGGGTACGCCTGGCTGGTATAACAACATGGCTTTTGACAAGTTCGCTCATGAAGCGGGCCTTGAATCGGTAACTTTTAATGGCGATGCTTTCTCCCATGAAATGCGCAAGAATGTGATTGACACCTTGAACAAGATGGGTCGTAAGGTCGATTTGCTGGTGTACAGCGTGGCATCGAGCGTGCGCGTGGATCCGGACAACGGAACGCTTTATCGCAGCGTGTTGAAGCCGATAGGCGAAACTTTTTCGGGCGCAACGATTGACTGCATGACGGGCAAGATCAGCACGATTAGCGCAGAACCCGCCAACGAAGAAGAAATGGCCAACACCGTGAAGGTGATGGGTGGCGAAGACTGGGCGCTTTGGGTGCGTCAGCTGAAGGATGCCGGCGTGCTTGCTGAAGGTATTAAGACAGTGGCTTATTCTTACATCGGCCCGAAACTTTCTCATGCGATTTACCGCGACGGTACCATCGGTGGCGCCAAGAAGCACTTGGAAGCAACCGCGCGCGAATTGAATGCAGAACTTGAACGCGA
This genomic window from Fibrobacter sp. UWB5 contains:
- a CDS encoding YicC/YloC family endoribonuclease, whose translation is MAILSMTGFGKSESMYQGASCVIEVRSVNNRFLDISCKLPKNLAYLENSFKNQIKDKLVRGSVIFSVTLGAGTGGNIPVSYNEAAIKKFVEITHAMQLKYHIAGDIQLEHILALPEVLQFTDADADSEALEKHLAAELDKALDQVNEMRAKEGANLARDLEGRVNHLNAVLDKIEVLDPQRIEVWKDKFKERINVLLKDSEIDDVRLLQEACIMADKLDIHEEITRFRSHNKLFLNALKEGGAQGKNLGFILQEMGREANTLGTKCQSADIAALAIELKNEVECIREQSLNIA
- a CDS encoding glycosyl hydrolase family 8, giving the protein MERLTPRDMFVEAGYGPNFANQLIQNAYSKLFEGDPIDERVCFDASDDMSYIIDIGHDDIRSEGMSYGMYITALTGHERQFDKLWNFSKRYLRNDDGPHVGYFGWQVSTTDFSKMDPGAAPDGEEYFAMALLIAAEKFNRPDLKDEAVGLINWMRNKPNNGIVGPIIDPERNLVKFSPVLGNDFTDPSYNTIAFYRAFAEATGDETWLTIANNSLEYIQKAAHPVTGLCSEYSEYDGTPRATPWYPESDCFSGDAWRVAMNLSLDYALFRGHECEKQICEKILNFFNSKRPYLADYAIDGSDFPRPGRNATPGVIAMNAAATQVLPTDDPRIKPFVKDLAALSVPYRFWRYYDGMLYMLGLLATAGKIRI
- a CDS encoding homoserine O-acetyltransferase — its product is MSEFLHKYSVGPVVPQTFTKDYGDEGFKLESGKTLPALTIRYETYGTLNADKSNVVWVCSPLTADAHVAGYYTENDKKPGWWDALIGPGKPVDTDKFFVVCSNILGGCKGTTGPATINPRTGKPYGSTFPMITIGDMVNAQRELAKGLGIDQLCCVIGGSMGGFQAMKWAIYYPDLVRRCIVIASSPRFSSQALGFEIVARDVITQDPNFNGGDYYESAHPDVGLSNARKLAHITYLSAVGMEQKFKRAQDQESRNHAVTYSTPFDLNLPLESYLRYQGAKFVDRFDANSYLHIAHATDSFDLETEYGSLENAFKGVKAEFLNVNLSTDWLFPPHESRRITSALLNAGKVVTSLELDTQFGHDGFLIEVGDLGKAVGRFLDSKIIPTKTETQVMPVFHDTEDFDFIGSLVKENSKVLDLGCGNGELLDFLNKKKHVEVLGIERNFKSIMDCLENDVPVIQRDLDESGIRDFKDGSFDYAIINRTIQEIRDPVALLNELLRVAKRAIVTFPNFGHWTTRGSLMLHGRMPKSKELPYEWYDTPNIRLLTVKDFHTLCDKEGLKIETISYQNEHKLSKFLTAIGFANFGAEHVIAMVSKKA
- a CDS encoding FISUMP domain-containing protein, with amino-acid sequence MNKLNYMVRPVVLAGVFASAMIFSACEDVRVENYPSGKIRIETTYVKDKKQGPEKEYYENGNVKREANYVNDRREGVVKEYYEDGIPEAEYNYVDGYIEGTVIRYHKNGKIASKAEYKQNKQIAFGEYFDESGEPATSGSYKDPRDGYAYEWIRIGSQLWTAENMNYGTASGSLCSQCNHWGRLYNFENAKKACLEGFHMPTKQEWNELLTFAGKEKPVGVVLKAGYGWDPIKGTNNYGNGKDELGFGAKAGGAHFAKSDVPLKERKFEAAGQKAFFWTAEGEVLVFFHDKDIAKFEKFNPEYGASLRCIKD
- the dtd gene encoding D-aminoacyl-tRNA deacylase, with translation MKFLIQRVLNAQVDIDGETVGKIGKGYMILIGVGEDDTKEIADRYIRKMLALRIFADENGKTNLSIKDVGGELLLVSQFTLYANCNKGNRPTFNGAGNPTLASELYDYIIAECKKEIPNVQTGRFGADMQVSLTNDGPFTIMLE
- the fabV gene encoding enoyl-ACP reductase FabV, whose translation is MVIEPMIRSNMCVNAHPQGCAMDVKRQIEYVQKKRAERGTPKDAPKTVLVLGCSTGYGLASRISAAFEFGAATIGVSFEKEGADEPRQKPGTPGWYNNMAFDKFAHEAGLESVTFNGDAFSHEMRKNVIDTLNKMGRKVDLLVYSVASSVRVDPDNGTLYRSVLKPIGETFSGATIDCMTGKISTISAEPANEEEMANTVKVMGGEDWALWVRQLKDAGVLAEGIKTVAYSYIGPKLSHAIYRDGTIGGAKKHLEATARELNAELERDLKGEAYVSVNKGLVTRSSAVIPIIPLYLSVLFKVMKEQGTHEGCIEQMERLMNERLYTGCAVPTDENNLIRIDDWELDPKVQEEVNKRMATITQENLAQVGDLEGYRHDFLATNGFDIEGVDYSADVKSVETI